The window ATGGCCCTGCGCGTGATCCGCAACCACCGTCTTATCGAGGTCTTTTTGATGAAGACGCTCGACTACAGCTGGGACGAGGTTCACGCGGAGGCGGAGCGCCTTGAGCATGCTGTCAGCGACACGCTTGTGGCGCGTATCGAACAGGCGCTGGGCTTTCCGCGCTTCGATCCGCACGGCGACCCCATTCCCAGCGCTGACGGGGAGATCCTGCGGCGCGATGTCATGCCGCTGAGTGCCGCGACCGCCGGCATGAGGGTGCGGGTGGAGCGCGTGCTCGATCAGACGCCGGAGGTCCTGCGTTATCTCGATCGTATCGGTCTACGCCCCGGGGGGCTTGTATACGTTAGAGAGGTGCTCAGTTTCGATGGCCAGATGTTTCTGACGCTCAATAACGAAGACGTCTCCGTCAGTGAGAGTCTCGCTGCGAAGATGCTGGTGACTGAAGTGAGTCCCACGTGAGTGAGGCGTATGCCCTGAGCGTTCGGGTCGAAGACGCGCCCGAGAAAGCGACGTTGCTCTACGACGCAGAGTGTGGTTTCTGCACGTACTGGGCGCGACGCTGGGCGATGAAGATCGGCGACGCGCTCCAGATTGTCGCGTTGCAGAGACGCGGCGGTCGTTTTGAGGCCATCGCTCAGCGTGATTTGCTCGAGGCGATTCACTTTGTTGATGTCGAAGGCCGCATCTGGCGTGGAGCTGCCGCGGTTTATAAGGCGGCGGCGTTGCGACCACGTTATCGTCTGCCCTGGTGGATGTACCGCTACGTGCCGGGCTTTCGACCGCTGAGTGAGTGGGGATACAGGCTGGTTGCGAATAACCGTTTAACGGTCTCCCGGTTGACGCGCTGGATGCGTCGCGAGCTTCCCGACGACGCCCCGAAGTAGTGCTCGACGGGGGTTGCAGTTGTAGACAGGCATGGGGGCGGTTTCTATAGTGCGCCGGGGGTTGGTACCACGGAAGGAACGGGGTCAATGTTTATGGTGTTTGAGATCGCGACACAGCCGCTTCGCGAGG of the Lujinxingia sediminis genome contains:
- a CDS encoding metal-dependent transcriptional regulator, which produces MPTISVENYLKAVFHLQGDTDERVKTKALAEHLDISLPSVTGMLKSLADEGLVDYVPYRGALLSEAGRRMALRVIRNHRLIEVFLMKTLDYSWDEVHAEAERLEHAVSDTLVARIEQALGFPRFDPHGDPIPSADGEILRRDVMPLSAATAGMRVRVERVLDQTPEVLRYLDRIGLRPGGLVYVREVLSFDGQMFLTLNNEDVSVSESLAAKMLVTEVSPT
- a CDS encoding thiol-disulfide oxidoreductase DCC family protein; protein product: MSEAYALSVRVEDAPEKATLLYDAECGFCTYWARRWAMKIGDALQIVALQRRGGRFEAIAQRDLLEAIHFVDVEGRIWRGAAAVYKAAALRPRYRLPWWMYRYVPGFRPLSEWGYRLVANNRLTVSRLTRWMRRELPDDAPK